ATGGCAAAACACTTGACAACAAAGACAGTCGCTCTCCCCGCAGGCGGGGAGAAGGGGATTGGGGGCACCCGCTCGCTTGGTAAGCAATGTCGATGGGGAGGAAAACGCTCCCACATGTTCCTTCGCCCCGCTTGCGGGGAGAAGGTGGCGGCAGCCGGATGAGGGGCGATGCCTCCGCCGGCTTTTGTGCTTTTCATAACGATCGAGGACACCATGAAACTGCCATCCTTCCTCACGCGCCGCCGCCAGGCGGCGGAAACCAAGGCGTCGGGCTTCTTCACGCTGACGGCGGAGGGCCGGGCGCACTGGTCGAGCCGGTCCTATGCCTCGCTGTCGCGCGAGGGCTTCATGAAGAACCCGGTGGCGCACCGGGCGGTGCGCATGATCGCCGAGGCGGCGGCTTCGGTGCCCTGGCTCGCCTATGAGGGTGAGGCGGAGCGGCCGGATGATTTTCGCCTGGCACTGCTGGCCCGGCCGAACGGGCGCATGGCGGGGACGGATTTCTTCGAGACGCTCTACGGGCACCTGCTGCTTTCCGGCAACGCCTTCGTCGAGGGCGTGCAGGTGGGCGAGGAGTTGCGCGAGCTGCATCTGCTGCGGCCCGACCGGATGCGCATCGTCGAGGGGCGGGACGGCTGGCCGGAGGTCTATGAATATCGCACCGGCAACCATGTGCGCCGGCATGCTGCTGCGGGCGAGGGGCAGGCGATCCTGCATCTGCGGCTCTTCCATCCGCTCGACGACCAGCTCGGCTTCGCGCCGCTGGAGGCGGCCTCCATGGCGCTCGACCTCTCCAATGCGGCGGCGGTGTGGAACAAGGCGCTACTCGACAATTCGGCGCGGCCTTCCGGTGCGCTGGTCTACCAGCCGAAGGAGGGCGGCAACCTTTCGCCCGACCAGTACGACCGGCTGAAGAGCGAGCTGGAGGAGGGCTATTCCGGCGCGGCGCGGGCCGGGCGACCGATGCTGCTGGAGGGCGGGCTCGACTGGAAGGCGATGGGGCTTTCGCCGCGCGAGATGGATTTCGTGGAGGCGAAGAACGGTGCGGCGCGCGACATCGCGCTCGCCTTCGGCGTGCCGCCCATGCTGATCGGCATTCCGGGCGATGCGACCTATGCCAACTATCAGGAGGCCAACCGCGCCTTCTGGCGGCTGACCGTGCTGCCGCTCGTCAGCCGCACGGCGGCGTCCTTCGCGGCGTGGTTCTCCGAGGAGGGGGACGGGCTGCGACTGGTGCCGGACCTCGACCAGGTGAGCGGGCTCGTGGCGGAACGCTCCGAGCTCTGGGCGCGGGTGGGAACGGCGGGGTTTTTGACGGACGAGGAGAAGCGGCGGGCGGTGGGGTATTGAGGGCTGGCGCGTGCCGCTTCACCCCCCTCTGCCCTGCCGGGCATCTCCCCCACAAGGGGGGAGATTGGATGGAGCGCCGTCTCGCCTAACGCCAGCATTGCCGATTGAGCAAGGCTTGTGCCTCTTGCCGATCTCCCCCCTTGTGGGGGAGATGCCCGGCAGGGCAGAGGGGGGTATCGCACCCTCCCAGGCCGACAATTCTGCAGGAAAAGCAGACGCTTGATCTGAAGAAGATGACTCTCTTTCCCGTTTTCCGGATCCCAGCCGTGAAAGCGCTGAATCGGATTTCGAGGAAAGCGCCGTAAGAGATTCGAAAGATTCGAGGATTGCCGGTGCCGGCTCTGCGAGCCGGCGCGCCTTCGGTCGTTCCTGCTGGATTTCCTAACAATCTGAAAGGCTTGACAATGGCTGACATCGGAAACGACGGCGGGCTGTGGACGGCCCGGCTCATCGGCGCGTCCGCGGGCGCGGCCGTCTCGCTCATCTATCTCCTGCCGAGAAGCCGCCGCGAGGCGGGATGCCGCTTCCTCACCGGGCTTGCCTGTGGGCTCGTCTTCGGCGGGCCGGCGGGGCTGTGGATCGCGGTTCGGCTCGGCATCGCGGGCTATCTCGGGCCAGCGGAGGTGCTGCTGACCGGCTCGGCCGCGGCCAGCCTTTCGGCCTGGTGGGGGCTCGGCGTGCTGGCGCGGCTGGCGGAGAAGATGAGGCAGTAGCCAATAGGAAATAGGCAGTAGGGGGGCGGATTTGTCGGGAACCCTACTGCCGACTGCCTAACCCCTAATTCCTTCCAGGAGAGACCAATGACAACCGACGACCTGCCGGTCTGGCGGACGAAGAAATATGCCGATCTGACGCTTGCGGGCGTCTCCGGCGACGGGGTGTTTTCCGGCTATGCCAGCCTGTTCGGCGAGGTGGACCTCGGCAAGGATGCGATCGCGCCCGGCGCCTTCGTGCAGTCGCTGCGAAAGCGCGGCGCCTCGGGCGTGCGCATGCTGTTCCAGCACGACCCGGCCGAGCCCATCGGCCGCTGGCGCACCATCCGCGAGGACGAGCGCGGGCTTTATGTCGAGGGCGTGCTGTCGCCCGGCGTCGCCCGGGCCCGCGAGGTGCTGCAGCTCATGAAATCGGGGGCGCTCGATGGGTTGTCCATCGGCTTCCAGACGGTGCGCTCCAGGACCGACCGGGGCAGCGGCGTGCGCCGCATCCTGGAGGCGGACCTTTGGGAAATCTCGATCGTCACCTTTCCCATGCTGCCCTCGGCGCGGGTGTCGAACGTGAAGAATGCGCGGTGGTTCCGCGACCGGGAAACGGAGCTCGTGCGCACCATGCGCCGGGCGGCCCGGATCATGAAACGCTAACAGGAGAGACGTCTGGGGCGCGCTTGTCGCGATTCTCGCCTCGCTCGCCCATGCCGCCGGGGTCGAGGTGACGGCCGGCGACGAGGCCGAGCTTGCCGATCTCCTCGTCGCGGCGGTGGGCATGGTCGGCGGCCTCGTGGCGCTGATCGGCCGGATTTCGGCGAGCCGGCGCGTGCACTAGGCGGCATTTCCGACCCCGGCCCGCATTCATTTGCCATTCAGCGTGGATCGTTTATTGCTTGCATCACACTGATCCGCATCTGAAAGTATGTTCATGGCCTCGCCACTTCTCATATCCGCGCTTGCGGCCAGCCTGATGCTCCCGGCGCCCGTCGAAACGGGCGCGCGGCGGGATGTCGTCGCGGTGGGCGGCGATTGCAGCAGCGCGGCCGCGCAGGTGGTGGCCCAGACCGGCGGCGAGCTTCTGTCCGCCAAGCCGGATGGCAATAGCTGCGTGGTGACCGTGCTGGTGCCCGGCAATGGCAATGCCCGCCCGCGCAAGGTGACGGTGCGCGTGCCGATGTAAGGGCCGCCGGGCTATCTTGCCCGGCGATGGAGTTGAGACGGGGACGACGCGATGCGCATTCTGGTGGTCGAGGACGACGTCAATCTGAGCCGGCAGCTCAGCGAGGCGCTGAAGGAGGCGGGCTACGTGGTGGACCAGGCCTTCGATGGCGAGGAAGGCCACTATCTCGGCGACACCGAGCCCTATGACGCCATCATCCTCGATATTGGCCTGCCGGAGATGGACGGCATCACCGTCCTCGAGAAATGGCGCGCCGACGGCAAGGCGATGCCTGTCCTGCTGCTGACCGCCCGCGACCGCTGGAGCGACAAGGTCGCCGGCATCGACGCCGGCGCCGACGACTATGTGGCAAAGCCCTTCCATGTCGAGGAGGTGCTGGCGCGCATCCGCGCCCTCATTCGCCGCGCGGCCGGCCATGCCAGCCCCGACATCGTCTGCGGCCCTGTCCGGCTCGACACCAAGGGTTCCAAGGCGACTGTCAACGGCGAGACGCTGAAGCTCACCTCGCACGAATACCGCCTGCTTTCCTACCTCATGCACCATATGGGCGAGGTCGTCTCGCGCACCGAGCTGGTCGAGCACATGTACGACCAGGATTTCGACCGCGATTCCAACACGATCGAGGTGTTCGTCGGGCGCCTGCGCAAGAAGATCGGCGTCGACCTGATCGAGACCGTGCGCGGCCTCGGCTACCGGATGCAAGCGCCGGCCAATGGAAAATAAGGCCAGACGCTCCCGCTCGCTCACCTTCCGCGTCCTCTTCCTCGCCTCCCTCTGGGCCGCGGTGGCGCTCGTCGTCATCGCCGTGGTCATCTCCACGCTCTATCGGCAGAGCGCGGAAAAGAGCTTCCGCGACCTGCTGCGCGCGCAGCTGTACAACGTCATCAATTCGGTCTCGGCGGGCGACAACACCCGGCTTGCCGGCACGCCGCAGCTCGGGGACCTGCGCTTCTTCCAGCCGCAATCCGGCTGGTACTGGATCGTCGAGCCGATCGGCGGGGCGCTGGAGGGCGAGGCACTGACCTCCTCCTCTCTCGGCACCGGCAGCATCCCGATCCCCGATACCGACAGCATCCCCTTCGACACGCGCTACGAGCGCTTCTACACCACGGTCGATTCCTTCGGGAACGAGGTGGAGGTGGGCGAGACGGAAGTGGTGCTCGACGACGAGGGGCGCACGGCGCGCTTTCGCGTCGTCGGCAATCGCGACGTGCTGGAAGCGGACATCAACGATTTCTCCGGCAGCCTCTATCTGGCGCTCGCCGGCTTCGGCGTCGGCAGCCTTCTCCTCAACGCGGCGGCGATCCTCATCGGCCTGAAGCCCCTCGACCGCGCCCGCAAGGCGCTGGAAAAGATTCGGGCCGGCGAGAGCGAACAGCTCGACGGCGATTTCCCGAGGGAAATCCTGCCCCTGGCGAGCGAGGTGAACGCGCTGATCGACAGCAACCGGCGCATCGTCGAGCGCGCCCGCATGCAGGTCGGCAATCTCGCCCATTCGCTGAAGACACCGATCGCCGTGCTGCTCAACGAATCGCGCCTCATCGCCGCGCCGCAGGGCGACCTCGTGAAGACGCAGGCCGAGGCCATGCAGGGACAGGTGCAGTCCTACCTCAACCGCGCCCGCATCGCCGCCCAGCGCGAATCGGTGCTGGCGCGCACGGAGGCGCTCCCGGTGCTGGAGCGGCTGGTGCGCGTGATGCGGCGGCTGAATGCCGAGATCCAGTTCCCGCTGGCGGTCGATCCGCCCGGCCTCGTCCTGGCCATGGAGCAGCAGGACGTCGAGGAAACCGTGGGCAATCTCCTCGAAAACGCGGCGCGCTATGCCCGCACGGCGGTTGCCGTCCGCGTCACCCCGGCGCCGGCCGATGTGCGCGGCAACGACGACGGGCGCAAGGGCTGGATCGTGATCGAGGTGGAGGACGACGGTCCGGGCCTCGAACCCGACCAGATTCGCGAGGCGATGAAGCGGGGAAAGCGGCTCGACGAAAGCAAGCCGGGCACCGGCCTCGGCCTTTCCATCGTCAGCGAGATCACCTCGGAATACCAGGGGACCTTCGGGCTTTCGCGCGGGGCGGGCGGCGGGCTGCTGGCGCGGCTCGTTCTGCCGGCTGTCACAAAGGATGTTGCCTGAGGCGGCGGACAATGCAACAAGGAAAGGGCTCGCGACGATGAGGATCGCGGATGTGGATGGTTATGGCGCGGCTTGCCGCCCCTTGCGTGTAGAGAGACGGTCCCAGCGGATGAAGACGGGTTTGCGCGGCGCCTTTTTCCCCCTGCTTCTGGCAACAGTGACGGTTTCGGGATGCACCACCACATCAGGCGGCAAGGGTATGGCCGGCGGTGTGCTGCCGTCCGGCTCGCGTGGCGCCGCCGTCTATATCACCGCGCTTCAGGGCGGTCTCGTGAGCCGCAATGCGGCGACGCAGCTCTCCAAGGCCGACATGCAGCGGGCGCTTGAGGCGGAATACCGCGCGCTCGAGGCGGCCCCCGGTGGCCAGCCTGTCGTCTGGCAGGGCAAGGGCGTCAGCGGCTCGGTCGTCGCGGCCGCGCCCTATCAGGTCGGCTCGCAGAACTGCCGCCAGTACAGCCATACGCTGACGGTCGAGGGGCGCGACACCACGACCCGCGGGGCCGCCTGCCGCAATGCCGACGGCGCCTGGACGCCGCTTTCCTGAACGCCCGGACCTGAACAGGCATAAACTTGCGGCGAAACGCCTCAATTTTGCGTCATTGCGCTGGGGGGAATTGGAAACGCACCGGTGTTCCAGTATTTGAACGGTCATGTTCTTCTGGATTCTCGTCGCCATCCTGACGGCCGCTGTCGCCGTCGTCCTGCTCCTGCCGCTGCTGCGCCATCCCGCGGAGGCGGCGGACGATGCCGGCTATGACGTCGAGGTCTATCGCGACCAGCTCGAGGAATTGAAGCGCGACGAGGCGACGGGCCTCATCGGCGTCGGCGAGGCCGAACTTGCCCGCGCGGAGGTCGCGCGCCGGCTGATCGCCGCCCGCAAGGCCGAAGCGAAGGAGCGGGCGCATCCCGCAAGCCGCCGCAAC
The Shinella zoogloeoides DNA segment above includes these coding regions:
- a CDS encoding phage portal protein, translating into MKLPSFLTRRRQAAETKASGFFTLTAEGRAHWSSRSYASLSREGFMKNPVAHRAVRMIAEAAASVPWLAYEGEAERPDDFRLALLARPNGRMAGTDFFETLYGHLLLSGNAFVEGVQVGEELRELHLLRPDRMRIVEGRDGWPEVYEYRTGNHVRRHAAAGEGQAILHLRLFHPLDDQLGFAPLEAASMALDLSNAAAVWNKALLDNSARPSGALVYQPKEGGNLSPDQYDRLKSELEEGYSGAARAGRPMLLEGGLDWKAMGLSPREMDFVEAKNGAARDIALAFGVPPMLIGIPGDATYANYQEANRAFWRLTVLPLVSRTAASFAAWFSEEGDGLRLVPDLDQVSGLVAERSELWARVGTAGFLTDEEKRRAVGY
- a CDS encoding DUF6107 family protein, giving the protein MADIGNDGGLWTARLIGASAGAAVSLIYLLPRSRREAGCRFLTGLACGLVFGGPAGLWIAVRLGIAGYLGPAEVLLTGSAAASLSAWWGLGVLARLAEKMRQ
- a CDS encoding HK97 family phage prohead protease — its product is MTTDDLPVWRTKKYADLTLAGVSGDGVFSGYASLFGEVDLGKDAIAPGAFVQSLRKRGASGVRMLFQHDPAEPIGRWRTIREDERGLYVEGVLSPGVARAREVLQLMKSGALDGLSIGFQTVRSRTDRGSGVRRILEADLWEISIVTFPMLPSARVSNVKNARWFRDRETELVRTMRRAARIMKR
- a CDS encoding response regulator transcription factor, coding for MRILVVEDDVNLSRQLSEALKEAGYVVDQAFDGEEGHYLGDTEPYDAIILDIGLPEMDGITVLEKWRADGKAMPVLLLTARDRWSDKVAGIDAGADDYVAKPFHVEEVLARIRALIRRAAGHASPDIVCGPVRLDTKGSKATVNGETLKLTSHEYRLLSYLMHHMGEVVSRTELVEHMYDQDFDRDSNTIEVFVGRLRKKIGVDLIETVRGLGYRMQAPANGK
- a CDS encoding HAMP domain-containing sensor histidine kinase, which translates into the protein MENKARRSRSLTFRVLFLASLWAAVALVVIAVVISTLYRQSAEKSFRDLLRAQLYNVINSVSAGDNTRLAGTPQLGDLRFFQPQSGWYWIVEPIGGALEGEALTSSSLGTGSIPIPDTDSIPFDTRYERFYTTVDSFGNEVEVGETEVVLDDEGRTARFRVVGNRDVLEADINDFSGSLYLALAGFGVGSLLLNAAAILIGLKPLDRARKALEKIRAGESEQLDGDFPREILPLASEVNALIDSNRRIVERARMQVGNLAHSLKTPIAVLLNESRLIAAPQGDLVKTQAEAMQGQVQSYLNRARIAAQRESVLARTEALPVLERLVRVMRRLNAEIQFPLAVDPPGLVLAMEQQDVEETVGNLLENAARYARTAVAVRVTPAPADVRGNDDGRKGWIVIEVEDDGPGLEPDQIREAMKRGKRLDESKPGTGLGLSIVSEITSEYQGTFGLSRGAGGGLLARLVLPAVTKDVA